A single window of Leeuwenhoekiella sp. MAR_2009_132 DNA harbors:
- a CDS encoding rhamnogalacturonan lyase has translation MNLSRPIKHYLILIFCVIGVACNAQRQMEHLDRGVVALAQENQEVIVSWRFLGTDPDELCFNIYRKSGDEKPVKLNTDPISNRTFFIDKTADLTLHNTWFVKSVLQNTETEEPGKFTIPANAAVKPYLSLPLTQIEGYSANDAAVGDLDGDGQYELIVHMTGKSHDNSHRGLTDPPIFQAYELDGTLLWQLSLGKNIREGAHYTQFLVYDFDGDGKAEMVCKTADGTTDALGTVIGDPKADWRDTDERSRTFGKILKGPEYLTVFNGETGKVVATTAYIPERGNIGAWGGTGGNGKNDNTGNRVDRFTACVAYLDGIHPNIVMGRGYYGRIVLAAFDFKNNQLQSRWTFDSENGKNPYSGMGNHNLSVADVDEDGKDEIIFGAMTVDDDGSGLYTTGFRHGDAIHVSDLDPEIPGLERFGVHEIEEGTKGPGVVLFSAKDGNVLFEAQPDEDVGRGVAANIDTTRVGAQMWWSGNRNLHDSKGNPIGRAPRVANFLIWWDGDTTRELLNSNYIEKYGKGRIFKADGAHSVNGSKSTPSLSADILGDWREELMLPSDDGTELRIYTTPNPTTTRVYTLMHDPQYRLSIAWQNVGYNQPPHVGFYMGYGMQKAPKPNIKLVPNQLNSN, from the coding sequence ATGAATCTATCCCGTCCAATTAAGCATTATCTTATTTTAATTTTCTGCGTAATTGGCGTTGCCTGTAACGCACAGCGACAGATGGAACATCTGGATCGTGGTGTGGTTGCCCTCGCTCAGGAAAATCAAGAAGTCATCGTTAGTTGGCGATTTCTAGGAACTGACCCCGACGAACTTTGTTTTAATATCTACCGAAAATCTGGTGATGAGAAACCGGTTAAATTGAATACAGATCCTATTTCAAATAGGACGTTTTTTATAGATAAAACCGCAGACTTAACCCTGCACAATACCTGGTTTGTAAAGTCGGTTTTACAGAACACAGAAACCGAAGAACCCGGTAAATTCACGATACCGGCTAATGCAGCTGTAAAACCTTATTTATCCTTACCGCTTACTCAAATTGAAGGCTATAGCGCAAACGATGCCGCTGTGGGAGATTTAGACGGCGACGGGCAGTATGAGCTTATTGTGCATATGACCGGCAAAAGTCACGACAACTCCCATCGCGGGTTAACCGACCCTCCTATTTTTCAGGCTTACGAATTAGATGGCACACTGCTTTGGCAACTCAGTCTGGGAAAAAACATTCGCGAAGGTGCGCATTATACGCAGTTTTTAGTTTATGATTTTGATGGGGATGGTAAAGCCGAAATGGTTTGCAAAACCGCAGACGGCACCACAGATGCATTGGGAACCGTTATTGGTGACCCTAAAGCCGACTGGCGGGATACCGATGAGCGCTCCCGAACCTTTGGTAAAATCTTAAAAGGCCCCGAATATCTTACAGTTTTTAATGGTGAAACCGGTAAAGTGGTTGCCACTACCGCTTACATTCCCGAACGTGGGAATATTGGCGCCTGGGGCGGAACCGGTGGAAACGGTAAAAACGATAACACCGGCAATCGGGTAGATCGCTTTACCGCCTGTGTTGCTTACCTTGACGGCATTCATCCCAATATCGTAATGGGCCGCGGCTACTATGGGCGCATCGTTCTGGCAGCCTTTGATTTTAAAAATAACCAACTACAATCGCGCTGGACCTTTGATTCTGAAAACGGAAAAAATCCCTATTCAGGGATGGGCAACCACAACCTTTCTGTTGCTGATGTTGATGAGGATGGGAAAGATGAAATCATTTTTGGTGCGATGACCGTAGATGATGACGGTAGCGGTTTATACACCACAGGGTTTAGACACGGTGATGCCATTCACGTAAGTGACCTCGATCCTGAAATACCGGGTCTGGAACGTTTTGGTGTTCACGAAATTGAAGAAGGTACCAAAGGACCGGGAGTGGTCTTGTTTTCCGCAAAAGATGGTAATGTATTATTTGAAGCACAACCTGATGAAGATGTGGGTCGTGGCGTAGCCGCAAATATTGATACCACTCGTGTAGGTGCACAAATGTGGTGGTCTGGCAATCGGAATCTTCACGACAGCAAAGGCAATCCCATAGGTAGAGCGCCACGGGTTGCCAACTTTTTAATTTGGTGGGATGGCGATACGACCCGCGAACTCTTAAACAGCAATTATATTGAGAAATATGGCAAAGGCCGAATTTTTAAAGCCGATGGCGCACATTCAGTAAACGGATCAAAATCTACTCCCAGTCTTTCGGCAGATATTCTGGGCGACTGGCGTGAAGAGCTGATGCTCCCCAGTGATGATGGTACAGAACTGCGTATTTATACAACACCTAATCCTACCACCACACGCGTATACACCTTAATGCACGATCCGCAGTACCGCTTGAGTATTGCCTGGCAAAATGTGGGCTACAACCAGCCGCCACATGTAGGTTTTTATATGGGTTACGGGATGCAAAAAGCCCCCAAACCCAATATCAAACTCGTTCCTAATCAATTAAATTCTAACTAA
- a CDS encoding glycoside hydrolase family 28 protein: protein MRQLSFLLFSALISLSSCKNKTATPDLAAQSPADTEPAWVSEVGAKPIDFKKEVFYVNDYNAIADGSALTTTAIQQAVDAAAANGGGTVTFKPGTYLSGSIFIKKNIQFTIPEGVVILGSEDIKDYPEIDTRVAGIEMKWPAALINVLDETNVTINGDGLVDGQGKVFWDYYWNLRKEYEPKGLRWIVDYDAKRPRTLLVQNSENVFIEDLNIQRAGFWTVQVLYSSHITVDGLTIRNNIGGHGPSTDGIDIDSSRYILVQNCDIDCNDDNFCLKAGRDWDGLRVDRPTEYVVIRDCIALAGSGLCTIGSETSGSIRHVFVSNIKGLGTKNGLNIKSATNRGGTVEDIQIQNIQMDSVRTFMEVSMNWNPSYSYSKLPEGYDEESIPQRWKTLLMEVDPPEKGIPTFKDITLYNIDVKGAQRAINVNGMEQSLVENITLKDVHIQAEEAGQITHSTNWTIENVSLSIKNGSTLKIENSPGVVISDSLYTSSPKIN from the coding sequence ATGAGACAGCTTTCTTTTCTTTTATTTAGTGCCTTAATCAGTCTGAGCAGTTGCAAAAACAAGACCGCAACTCCAGATCTCGCAGCCCAATCTCCTGCAGATACAGAACCCGCCTGGGTAAGCGAAGTAGGTGCAAAACCTATAGATTTTAAAAAAGAGGTGTTTTATGTAAACGACTACAACGCCATTGCGGATGGGAGCGCATTAACCACAACAGCAATACAACAAGCCGTTGATGCAGCTGCAGCAAATGGTGGCGGTACGGTAACCTTTAAACCGGGTACCTACTTAAGCGGCTCTATTTTTATCAAAAAAAACATACAGTTTACCATTCCTGAAGGGGTTGTGATTTTAGGGAGTGAGGACATTAAAGACTACCCCGAGATTGATACGCGTGTTGCCGGTATTGAGATGAAATGGCCTGCGGCATTAATCAATGTGTTAGATGAGACCAATGTGACCATAAACGGCGACGGTCTGGTTGACGGGCAGGGAAAAGTGTTTTGGGACTATTACTGGAATCTGCGTAAAGAATACGAACCCAAAGGCCTGCGCTGGATTGTAGATTATGACGCTAAACGCCCGCGTACGCTCCTGGTGCAAAATTCAGAAAATGTATTTATAGAAGACCTCAACATACAACGTGCAGGATTCTGGACGGTACAGGTGTTGTATTCTAGCCACATCACGGTAGATGGTTTAACCATTAGAAACAATATAGGCGGTCACGGCCCCAGCACAGACGGGATTGATATTGATTCCTCGAGATATATTCTGGTACAAAACTGCGACATCGACTGTAACGATGACAATTTTTGTTTAAAAGCCGGTCGCGATTGGGACGGTCTTCGGGTAGATCGCCCTACCGAATATGTAGTGATACGCGACTGTATAGCACTTGCCGGTTCGGGATTGTGTACCATAGGTAGTGAGACCAGTGGTAGCATACGCCACGTTTTTGTTTCTAACATTAAAGGTCTGGGAACTAAAAACGGACTCAACATCAAATCGGCTACTAATCGTGGCGGTACGGTAGAAGACATTCAGATTCAAAACATTCAGATGGACAGCGTACGTACATTTATGGAAGTTTCGATGAACTGGAACCCGTCGTACTCTTACTCTAAGTTGCCCGAAGGTTACGATGAAGAAAGCATACCACAACGTTGGAAAACCTTATTGATGGAAGTAGACCCTCCCGAAAAAGGCATCCCTACGTTTAAAGACATCACCTTGTATAACATTGATGTAAAAGGGGCGCAACGCGCTATTAATGTTAATGGTATGGAGCAATCACTTGTTGAAAACATCACCTTAAAAGATGTACACATACAGGCAGAAGAAGCCGGTCAAATCACCCACAGTACCAACTGGACTATTGAAAACGTAAGCCTGAGTATCAAAAACGGTTCGACCTTAAAAATTGAAAATTCACCCGGAGTTGTCATTTCAGATTCGCTTTATACCTCTTCCCCGAAAATCAACTAA
- a CDS encoding purine-cytosine permease family protein encodes MSQYNQEEDTIEEIAGGEFERQPVPQSRLQSWKAFLGMYAGEHAAGTEFVIGPLFLTTGVSAFDLIIGLLIGNLLAVLSWRFLTAEIGTKFRYTLYFHLEKICGTRLVTAYNLANGILFCFLAGAMITVSATAVGIPFDMEMPKLTDTTPNSLTWVLVVLAIGAVISLIAARGYNTVAKAANWMSPVIVLAFVACGVVALIQLDVNSFSDFWNIWGEGSEPFPGQIKYTFWHVVLWSWFANAAMHIGMSDLSVFRFAKKASAGWTTAAGIYIGHYIAWIAAALLYAVYLKSPEALAMLAGGEAPTVAPGPLAYNAIGIFGIIAVLLAGWTTANPTIYRAGLAFQAIIPKLSTFWVTIIAGTVATIAGLFPAFAMKLLGFVALYGFILAPIGAIIVFEYFFGKRAGIQSFYAEKTGIKFNWAVFGAWALSFGVFYFISVQYDVFLSFLTLPAWISCGILFLIFSKLYQRKAV; translated from the coding sequence ATGTCTCAATACAACCAGGAAGAAGATACTATTGAAGAAATCGCAGGTGGCGAATTTGAACGCCAGCCCGTTCCGCAATCGAGATTGCAAAGCTGGAAAGCCTTTTTAGGTATGTACGCCGGCGAGCACGCCGCAGGTACCGAGTTTGTTATAGGTCCCTTATTTTTAACCACCGGTGTAAGTGCCTTTGACCTCATCATAGGTTTATTAATAGGTAACCTCCTTGCCGTTTTAAGTTGGAGGTTTTTAACCGCAGAAATAGGAACCAAATTTAGATACACCCTGTATTTTCATTTAGAAAAAATTTGTGGTACCCGCCTGGTTACGGCCTACAATCTGGCAAACGGAATCTTATTCTGTTTTCTTGCCGGGGCGATGATTACCGTTTCTGCCACCGCAGTGGGAATTCCGTTTGATATGGAAATGCCCAAATTGACCGATACCACGCCTAACAGCCTTACCTGGGTCCTTGTCGTTTTAGCAATAGGAGCTGTAATTTCACTCATTGCTGCCCGCGGATACAATACCGTTGCCAAGGCTGCTAACTGGATGTCTCCGGTTATCGTACTGGCTTTTGTAGCTTGTGGTGTTGTGGCTTTGATACAACTTGATGTAAACAGCTTTTCAGATTTCTGGAATATCTGGGGCGAAGGCAGTGAGCCTTTTCCGGGACAAATAAAATATACCTTCTGGCACGTGGTGTTGTGGTCGTGGTTTGCAAATGCAGCGATGCACATTGGGATGTCAGATTTATCGGTATTTCGTTTTGCTAAAAAAGCAAGCGCAGGCTGGACGACGGCTGCCGGGATTTATATAGGCCACTATATCGCGTGGATTGCTGCTGCCCTACTCTATGCCGTATATCTTAAATCACCCGAAGCGCTGGCAATGCTTGCCGGTGGGGAAGCGCCTACCGTTGCACCGGGACCGCTGGCGTATAACGCTATTGGTATTTTTGGGATTATCGCAGTACTGCTTGCAGGATGGACGACCGCAAACCCAACGATTTACAGAGCCGGTCTTGCCTTTCAAGCCATCATACCAAAACTTTCTACCTTCTGGGTAACCATTATCGCGGGTACAGTAGCCACCATCGCCGGACTATTCCCCGCGTTTGCAATGAAACTCTTAGGTTTTGTTGCCCTGTACGGTTTTATTTTAGCACCTATAGGAGCGATCATTGTTTTTGAATATTTCTTCGGAAAGCGCGCCGGAATACAGTCTTTTTATGCAGAAAAAACCGGAATCAAATTCAACTGGGCGGTGTTTGGCGCCTGGGCGTTAAGCTTTGGGGTGTTCTACTTTATCTCGGTGCAGTATGATGTATTCTTATCCTTTTTAACCCTACCCGCGTGGATTAGCTGTGGGATTTTGTTTTTAATCTTTAGTAAACTGTATCAGCGCAAAGCGGTATAG
- a CDS encoding SEFIR domain-containing protein — MKKEDVQNKEDYVNFILLELYKKVHPVDFGNFFMELMPTSGIDNFRDLLDELHENKLVTKKSEPNGHVPGMPHLVKMDLRYSISLKGIEHLKKQNIIENKKMELKDVFVTYSWDDEQHNDKVISFTNFLRDKGFEAEVDKLMSQRESATDFNKMMHQAMTDYKKVLVVLSKGYKEKATAFKGGVGNEYNLIIKDIEQSNNKYILVSFDKISDDITPLFFKGRHIIDLSIKENMNELFSKLMDEEIIEFSEVGKNKPQIAKKVIPPFEVEEKNVQIFDLIPRFDFSSQFANLLTKIEYELSVELNNETDEIFEDYNLEIHYPQKSTEYDVDGRIENNYKIVTYEDNPKIFPKQSKSVQLHRILIRNYTAEEILENNLIVKVFSKNGVVEKEFNLSEVLKFNSIYGNENLTIDKFHDKNYR; from the coding sequence TTGAAAAAAGAGGACGTCCAAAACAAAGAAGATTATGTGAATTTTATATTGTTAGAACTCTATAAAAAAGTACATCCAGTCGATTTTGGGAATTTCTTTATGGAACTTATGCCGACAAGTGGAATTGACAATTTTAGAGATTTATTGGACGAATTGCACGAAAATAAGTTAGTAACTAAAAAATCAGAACCTAACGGACACGTTCCCGGAATGCCTCATTTAGTAAAAATGGATTTGAGGTATAGCATAAGTTTAAAAGGAATAGAACATTTAAAAAAGCAAAACATTATAGAGAACAAAAAAATGGAATTAAAAGATGTATTTGTAACCTACAGTTGGGACGATGAGCAACATAATGATAAAGTCATTTCATTTACAAATTTTTTAAGAGACAAAGGTTTTGAAGCAGAAGTGGACAAGCTAATGTCTCAAAGAGAGTCTGCAACAGATTTCAATAAAATGATGCACCAAGCAATGACAGATTATAAAAAAGTTCTTGTGGTCTTGTCAAAAGGTTATAAAGAAAAAGCAACAGCATTTAAAGGTGGCGTGGGAAATGAATATAATCTAATCATTAAAGATATTGAGCAATCCAACAATAAGTATATTTTAGTTTCATTCGACAAAATATCTGATGATATTACGCCTTTATTTTTCAAAGGAAGACACATTATTGATTTGTCAATCAAAGAGAATATGAACGAATTATTCTCAAAATTGATGGATGAGGAAATAATTGAATTTTCAGAGGTTGGTAAAAACAAACCTCAAATAGCTAAAAAAGTCATTCCACCATTTGAAGTCGAAGAAAAAAATGTACAGATTTTTGATTTAATTCCTAGATTCGATTTTTCAAGCCAATTCGCAAATTTATTGACCAAAATCGAATATGAATTGAGTGTTGAACTCAATAATGAAACTGATGAAATTTTTGAGGATTACAATTTAGAAATTCATTATCCTCAAAAATCAACAGAATATGATGTTGATGGAAGAATAGAGAACAATTATAAAATTGTTACATATGAGGATAATCCTAAAATTTTCCCTAAACAATCAAAAAGTGTTCAGTTACACAGAATATTAATAAGAAATTATACCGCAGAGGAAATTTTAGAAAATAATTTAATTGTTAAAGTATTTTCTAAAAACGGAGTGGTAGAAAAAGAATTTAATTTATCCGAAGTTTTGAAATTCAACTCAATTTATGGGAATGAGAATTTAACAATTGACAAATTTCACGATAAGAATTATAGATAA
- a CDS encoding glycosyl hydrolase 115 family protein gives MKSSFLFLLLVSAACISCGSATQKETLNNSNFELVTADTKTAIIYDANGPALDSISAYLLAQDIEQVTGFKPQVVTRIVEVSGNVIAIGNRDSQLIKALVNDQNKLPAANAWETYTHTLVHNPAERIQKALVISGADPRGTAYGVFSISQKIGVSPWYWWADVTPTPQENLVLAIDDFQSVSPAVQFRGIFINDEDWGLQPWAAKTFEPETGDIGPKTYAKVFELLLRLRANTIWPAMHPSTKAFFHYPGNAKVAEDYEIVLGSSHAEPMLRNNVDEWDHDTMGDFNYFSNKKGVLNYWEERVAEAKNVNGIYTIGMRGVHDSGMEGAKNTADAAAILNDVIKDQRALLQKHIGDPKQVPQVFTVYKEVLDLYEYGLDLPEDITLMWTDDNYGYFRQLSNAEERKRTGGSGVYYHASYWGRPHDYLWLSTTHPALIREELLKAYDTGADKIWILNVGDIKPAEYNTQFFMDLAFEPERFRKPENYLTHMQQFYGSIFGENLASEISDIRHTYYDLAWLRKPEFMGWSQTEPTRATHLTGFSLSPENDENTKRIAAYEALSKKVYTTQNEIPKHRTDAWYQLVVYPVLGSSAMNKKYLYRDLATHYSKTNRQKAEEYKNAIRANQEEMAQLTSTYNSLANGKWNGIMDPAPRRLPVFELPEILDDESKSTEAPKLALVHNAADYTRATNFEAGFPQQLNGLGYSGQILQLAASDATTIKELAATTPVLSYEIELLEDLKNADFTLTALPNHPTTGNQNLKIGIQLNDNTVEILDFETFGRSEEWKQNVLRNQARKSLNLGVLKAGTHTIKIYRLDPGVLPDYFILAENGTALPYTLPLTD, from the coding sequence ATGAAAAGCTCTTTTCTATTTCTTTTGTTAGTATCTGCTGCTTGTATAAGCTGTGGCAGTGCTACGCAAAAAGAAACGCTCAATAATTCAAATTTTGAACTCGTAACCGCAGACACAAAGACTGCGATTATTTACGATGCAAACGGTCCTGCGCTCGATTCTATTTCGGCATATTTGCTCGCTCAGGACATCGAGCAGGTTACTGGCTTTAAGCCTCAGGTCGTTACGCGTATTGTAGAGGTTTCAGGAAATGTAATTGCGATAGGTAACCGCGATTCGCAATTGATTAAAGCCTTAGTCAACGATCAAAATAAACTTCCGGCAGCAAATGCCTGGGAAACCTATACACATACACTGGTACACAATCCTGCTGAACGTATTCAAAAAGCTCTGGTGATTTCGGGAGCAGATCCCCGCGGAACGGCTTATGGTGTATTTTCAATCTCTCAAAAAATAGGCGTTTCTCCCTGGTATTGGTGGGCAGATGTCACACCTACCCCACAAGAAAATTTGGTATTGGCGATTGATGATTTTCAATCGGTAAGTCCGGCGGTTCAATTCCGCGGCATTTTTATAAATGATGAAGACTGGGGTTTACAGCCCTGGGCAGCAAAAACTTTTGAACCCGAAACCGGTGATATAGGACCTAAAACCTACGCAAAGGTTTTTGAATTGTTATTGCGCCTGCGTGCAAATACCATCTGGCCGGCAATGCATCCCAGTACTAAAGCGTTTTTTCACTATCCGGGCAATGCTAAAGTGGCTGAAGATTATGAGATTGTTTTAGGTTCGTCACACGCAGAACCTATGTTACGTAATAATGTAGATGAATGGGATCACGATACGATGGGTGATTTTAATTACTTCAGCAATAAAAAAGGCGTACTCAATTATTGGGAAGAGCGTGTTGCTGAAGCTAAAAATGTAAACGGAATTTACACCATTGGGATGCGTGGCGTTCACGACAGCGGTATGGAAGGTGCTAAAAACACGGCAGATGCCGCAGCAATTTTAAATGACGTAATTAAAGATCAGCGGGCTTTATTGCAAAAACATATAGGAGACCCTAAACAGGTACCGCAGGTGTTTACCGTTTACAAAGAGGTGCTTGACTTGTATGAATACGGCCTCGATTTACCTGAAGATATCACCCTGATGTGGACCGATGATAACTACGGATATTTTCGACAATTAAGCAACGCCGAAGAGCGCAAACGCACTGGCGGTAGCGGTGTGTATTACCACGCTTCCTACTGGGGCAGACCGCACGATTATTTGTGGTTGAGTACGACACATCCCGCTTTAATACGCGAAGAATTACTGAAAGCCTACGATACGGGAGCAGATAAAATATGGATTCTTAATGTGGGAGATATTAAGCCTGCAGAATACAATACGCAGTTTTTTATGGATTTGGCTTTTGAGCCGGAAAGATTTAGAAAGCCTGAAAACTATCTAACCCATATGCAACAGTTCTACGGAAGCATTTTTGGTGAAAATCTGGCTTCTGAAATTAGCGATATACGCCATACGTATTATGATCTCGCCTGGCTACGCAAACCCGAATTTATGGGATGGAGTCAAACCGAACCTACACGCGCTACGCACCTTACGGGATTTTCATTAAGTCCCGAAAATGATGAAAACACAAAGCGTATAGCAGCCTATGAGGCGCTTTCAAAAAAAGTGTACACCACTCAAAACGAAATCCCGAAACACCGTACCGATGCCTGGTATCAGTTGGTGGTTTATCCGGTACTTGGATCAAGTGCGATGAACAAAAAGTATTTATATCGGGATTTGGCAACGCATTATAGTAAGACCAATCGTCAAAAAGCTGAGGAATATAAAAACGCAATACGCGCAAATCAAGAGGAGATGGCGCAATTAACCAGCACCTACAACAGCCTCGCAAATGGAAAATGGAACGGTATTATGGATCCTGCACCGCGCAGACTTCCGGTATTTGAGCTACCCGAAATTTTGGACGACGAGTCCAAAAGCACCGAAGCTCCTAAACTTGCACTGGTGCACAACGCAGCAGATTATACGCGTGCTACAAACTTTGAAGCAGGTTTTCCGCAGCAATTAAACGGATTAGGTTATAGCGGGCAAATCTTACAATTAGCCGCTTCAGACGCCACAACAATTAAAGAGCTAGCAGCTACCACTCCGGTTTTAAGCTACGAGATTGAGCTGTTAGAAGATTTAAAAAACGCCGACTTTACGCTTACAGCATTACCCAATCATCCCACAACCGGTAACCAAAACTTAAAAATAGGAATACAACTAAACGATAATACTGTCGAGATTTTAGATTTTGAGACCTTCGGCAGAAGTGAAGAATGGAAACAAAATGTACTGCGCAATCAAGCCCGAAAATCACTGAATTTAGGTGTGCTTAAAGCCGGTACGCATACGATTAAAATCTACCGACTTGATCCCGGAGTATTGCCCGATTATTTTATACTCGCCGAGAATGGCACAGCACTTCCCTACACCCTACCCCTAACCGACTAA
- a CDS encoding DUF3892 domain-containing protein, translating to MAVYRISGVWKNSSNVITHYAFHTVGEKSTTRASKKSKVDAVKLLEMNGNSAVTWVWNYSTAGWKIGENVEVVNGSNGKYLRSNPDNTKTDNLAHLIDFDWIAP from the coding sequence ATGGCAGTATATCGAATTTCTGGAGTATGGAAAAATAGTAGTAATGTAATAACACATTACGCTTTTCATACTGTTGGAGAAAAATCAACTACAAGAGCATCAAAAAAATCAAAAGTAGATGCTGTTAAACTTTTAGAAATGAATGGGAATTCCGCTGTTACTTGGGTTTGGAATTATTCAACTGCTGGCTGGAAAATAGGAGAAAATGTAGAAGTAGTAAATGGAAGTAATGGAAAATACTTAAGGTCTAATCCTGACAATACAAAGACAGATAATCTAGCTCATTTAATCGATTTTGATTGGATAGCACCATAA